In one Oscillospiraceae bacterium genomic region, the following are encoded:
- a CDS encoding dipeptidase codes for MKRFRRLASVVLALIIVVGMSSTLACTSTGVGKDATADGSVMISHTCDGWYDNRIVVVPGGTHAEGEMVEIYNDPCYATMPGMEAVKVGEIPQAAETYTYFNIAYPFMNEKQLMIGEHTWSGRDEMYSTKGMFVIANLEMLGLQRAATARDFIKTIGALAEQYGYCDGGECLIIGDTEEAWVFEICGGGTTWTPESGRPGAHWVAKRIPDDQAFVGANRSRTGVIDFNDTENTMWSTDITKLPEEMGWWKQGEEFDFSKLFDPRESPTSFNCSRREWRVFSLMAPSLDLPIYNNASDMQYPFTIKPDTKLTPRDIMTIYSDHYEGTDYDMTTGLAAGPFHSPVRWSVKNDQKTDETAGTPYGFEREIAINGCSYSFVSQSRSWLPDPVGGVLWFGEDAPDTTVYVPVYCGTTEVPEAWSSGLRHKFDPDSAWWAFNFVNNWANLRWDAMYKDIREKKASYEDTFFADQDKIEAEAVALFEQDPAKAVEYVTKYTNDNMNMVFDGWWDFAWQLVGSYYDGRQLDADGANTNLGYPKDWLEQVDFGGPSLRDAAMLAGETAEPEPTAEPTAAPAPTAAPTTAPTAAPEAPAQSSNTALIVVIVVIAVIAIGAGVYFATKKRNNGGENK; via the coding sequence ATGAAACGGTTCAGAAGATTGGCTTCAGTCGTCCTTGCGCTGATCATTGTTGTGGGGATGAGCTCCACACTGGCCTGTACCTCTACCGGCGTCGGCAAAGACGCCACGGCGGACGGTTCGGTCATGATCTCCCACACCTGCGACGGATGGTATGACAACCGCATCGTCGTCGTCCCCGGCGGCACCCACGCGGAGGGCGAGATGGTGGAGATCTACAACGATCCCTGCTACGCCACCATGCCCGGCATGGAGGCCGTAAAGGTGGGCGAAATCCCCCAGGCCGCCGAAACCTATACCTACTTTAATATTGCCTACCCGTTTATGAACGAGAAGCAGCTCATGATTGGCGAGCACACCTGGAGCGGCAGAGACGAGATGTACAGCACCAAGGGCATGTTCGTCATCGCCAACCTGGAGATGCTGGGCCTGCAGCGCGCCGCCACCGCCCGTGACTTCATCAAGACCATCGGCGCCCTGGCCGAGCAGTACGGCTACTGCGACGGCGGCGAGTGCCTGATCATCGGCGACACCGAGGAAGCCTGGGTGTTTGAGATCTGCGGCGGCGGCACCACCTGGACCCCTGAGAGCGGCCGCCCCGGCGCCCACTGGGTTGCCAAGCGGATCCCCGACGACCAGGCCTTTGTGGGCGCCAACCGCTCCCGCACCGGCGTCATCGACTTTAACGACACTGAGAACACCATGTGGTCCACCGACATCACCAAGCTGCCCGAGGAGATGGGCTGGTGGAAGCAGGGCGAGGAGTTCGACTTCTCCAAGCTGTTCGACCCCCGCGAGAGCCCCACTTCCTTTAACTGCAGCCGCCGCGAGTGGCGCGTGTTCAGCCTGATGGCCCCTTCGCTGGACCTGCCCATCTACAACAACGCCTCCGACATGCAGTATCCGTTCACCATTAAGCCCGACACCAAGCTCACCCCCAGAGACATCATGACCATCTACTCCGACCACTACGAGGGCACCGACTACGACATGACCACCGGCCTGGCCGCCGGCCCGTTCCACTCCCCCGTGCGCTGGAGCGTCAAGAACGACCAGAAGACCGACGAGACGGCCGGCACCCCCTACGGCTTCGAGCGCGAGATCGCCATCAACGGCTGCTCCTACAGCTTCGTTTCCCAGAGCCGCTCCTGGCTGCCTGACCCCGTCGGCGGCGTGCTGTGGTTCGGCGAGGACGCCCCCGACACCACCGTGTACGTGCCCGTGTACTGCGGCACCACCGAGGTGCCCGAGGCCTGGTCCTCCGGCCTGCGCCACAAGTTCGACCCCGACTCCGCCTGGTGGGCCTTCAACTTCGTGAACAACTGGGCCAACCTGCGCTGGGACGCCATGTACAAGGACATCCGCGAGAAGAAGGCCAGCTACGAGGATACCTTCTTCGCCGATCAGGACAAGATCGAGGCCGAGGCCGTCGCCCTCTTCGAGCAGGATCCCGCCAAGGCCGTGGAGTACGTCACCAAGTACACCAACGACAACATGAACATGGTCTTCGACGGCTGGTGGGATTTTGCCTGGCAGCTGGTCGGCAGCTACTATGACGGCCGTCAGCTCGACGCGGACGGCGCCAACACCAACCTGGGCTACCCCAAGGATTGGCTGGAGCAGGTCGACTTCGGCGGCCCGTCTCTGAGAGACGCCGCCATGCTCGCCGGTGAGACCGCCGAGCCCGAGCCCACCGCCGAGCCCACTGCCGCGCCCG
- a CDS encoding exonuclease gives MAERYIVFDTETPNWRNDRICSIGLCVVEGGRITGERYDLVDPETEFAAFNVQLHGVSPELVAGKPNFAELWRELRPIFDSGVLVAHNAPFDMAVLAKCLRDYRIPWTPRATYACTCQMSRACLPDAPNHRLNTLSRLLGIELDHHNAASDSRACAEILLYCLNQGLDIARFLRTYDMGGIATLRRNF, from the coding sequence ATGGCCGAGCGTTACATTGTCTTTGACACCGAAACCCCGAACTGGCGCAACGACCGGATCTGCTCCATCGGCCTGTGCGTGGTGGAGGGCGGGCGCATCACCGGGGAGCGCTACGATCTGGTGGACCCCGAGACGGAATTTGCCGCCTTCAACGTACAGCTCCACGGCGTCTCCCCGGAGCTGGTGGCGGGCAAACCGAACTTCGCGGAGCTCTGGCGGGAGCTCAGGCCCATATTTGACAGCGGGGTGCTGGTGGCCCACAACGCCCCCTTCGACATGGCGGTACTGGCCAAGTGCCTCAGGGATTACCGCATCCCCTGGACGCCCCGGGCCACCTACGCCTGCACCTGCCAAATGAGCCGCGCATGCCTCCCGGACGCGCCCAACCACAGGCTCAACACCCTGTCGCGGCTGTTGGGGATCGAGCTGGACCACCACAACGCCGCCAGCGACAGCCGCGCCTGCGCCGAAATCCTGCTGTACTGCCTGAATCAGGGCCTGGATATAGCCCGGTTCCTGCGCACCTACGACATGGGGGGCATTGCCACCCTCCGGCGCAATTTTTGA
- a CDS encoding ABC transporter codes for MKKTKNTFGRLLAYLFHHFRSHLMIASVCVVVSSLASVAVNIFLQRLIDDCITPGIQNGFASVTRTFTSILVTMAILYLFGAFTSFIYSRLMAVVTQGALKNMRNDMFGKMQTLPLRYFDTHAHGDIMSTYTNDTDAIRQLIGQSLPTLLQTILSVIVMYIMMLYYSVYLTLVVTAVLAIMLLITKKFGGVSAESMTKQQASLAKEEGYIEEIMDGQKVVKVFCHEEACKQDFVRLNEQLFRDGEKANQTGNVLMPILSNLGNLMYVLLATIGGLMVFLGAANLAFSGSGIMTIGIIVSFLNMSRQLSQTIGQASMQVSMIAMGVAGAKRVFALIDEESEHDEGYVTLVRVKKNSKGELEETREKTGFWAWRHPHKADGSITYTELKGDIRLEHVDFGYEPDKLVLRNISVYAKPGQKIAFVGATGAGKTTITNLINAFYDIPDGKIRYDGININKIKKPDLRKSLGVVLQDVNLFTGTVMDNIRYGRLDATDEECIAAAKLANADSFISRLPDRYETILTGNGANLSQGQRQLISIARAAVSDPPAMILDEATSSIDTRTEFLVQEGMDKLMEGRTVFVIAHRLSTVKNSKAIIVLDHGQIIERGDHDSLIQEKGTYYQLYTGAFELE; via the coding sequence ATGAAGAAAACTAAAAACACGTTTGGCAGGCTGCTGGCCTACCTGTTTCACCACTTTAGGTCACACCTGATGATTGCCTCCGTCTGCGTCGTAGTCAGCAGTCTCGCTTCTGTTGCCGTCAACATCTTTTTGCAAAGACTGATTGATGATTGTATTACACCGGGAATCCAAAATGGATTTGCCAGTGTTACACGGACTTTTACATCCATTCTTGTCACAATGGCAATTTTATACCTGTTCGGGGCGTTCACTTCTTTTATCTATAGCCGTCTGATGGCGGTCGTCACGCAGGGAGCCTTAAAGAACATGCGCAATGATATGTTCGGCAAAATGCAGACACTGCCCCTCCGATATTTTGATACCCATGCACACGGGGACATCATGAGTACCTATACAAACGATACCGATGCGATCCGCCAGCTGATTGGACAAAGCCTGCCAACCTTGCTGCAGACAATTCTTTCGGTAATCGTAATGTATATTATGATGCTTTATTACAGTGTCTATCTCACCCTTGTTGTAACAGCAGTATTGGCCATCATGCTCCTGATCACAAAAAAGTTCGGCGGCGTCAGCGCCGAATCGATGACAAAACAGCAGGCGTCCCTCGCAAAAGAGGAGGGCTATATTGAAGAAATTATGGATGGACAGAAGGTTGTCAAGGTATTCTGCCATGAAGAGGCGTGCAAACAGGATTTTGTCCGTCTGAACGAGCAGCTGTTTCGGGACGGAGAAAAGGCAAATCAGACGGGTAACGTCCTGATGCCGATCCTGTCCAATCTGGGGAATCTGATGTATGTGCTGCTGGCGACGATCGGCGGCCTCATGGTTTTTCTCGGAGCAGCCAATTTGGCCTTCAGTGGGAGCGGCATTATGACGATCGGAATTATCGTGTCCTTTTTGAATATGTCCAGACAATTATCCCAGACGATTGGCCAGGCTTCCATGCAGGTTTCCATGATTGCTATGGGCGTTGCCGGAGCGAAACGGGTATTCGCATTGATTGATGAGGAATCCGAGCATGATGAGGGCTATGTAACCCTGGTAAGAGTCAAAAAGAATAGCAAAGGGGAGCTGGAAGAAACACGGGAAAAGACAGGCTTTTGGGCATGGAGACATCCCCATAAGGCCGACGGCAGCATTACCTATACAGAATTAAAGGGTGATATTCGGCTGGAACATGTTGATTTCGGCTATGAGCCTGACAAACTGGTGCTTCGCAATATATCAGTCTATGCAAAGCCCGGGCAGAAAATAGCATTTGTAGGTGCTACCGGGGCAGGAAAAACTACCATTACAAACCTGATCAACGCCTTTTATGACATTCCAGACGGCAAAATCCGCTATGACGGAATCAATATCAACAAAATCAAAAAGCCCGACCTGCGGAAATCGCTGGGTGTTGTCCTGCAGGATGTAAATTTATTTACCGGCACAGTCATGGATAATATCCGCTATGGCCGGCTGGACGCCACTGACGAGGAATGTATCGCCGCGGCTAAACTGGCGAACGCGGACAGCTTTATCAGCAGGCTTCCCGACAGATACGAGACGATACTCACCGGGAACGGGGCCAACCTGTCGCAGGGACAGCGGCAGCTGATTTCTATCGCAAGAGCCGCTGTGTCCGATCCGCCCGCCATGATATTGGATGAAGCGACATCCTCCATTGACACCAGAACAGAGTTCCTTGTTCAGGAAGGAATGGACAAGCTAATGGAGGGCAGAACCGTATTTGTAATTGCACACCGGCTGTCCACGGTCAAAAACAGTAAAGCGATTATTGTGCTGGATCATGGACAAATCATAGAACGGGGCGACCATGACTCGCTGATTCAGGAGAAAGGTACCTATTACCAGCTTTATACAGGCGCGTTTGAATTGGAATAG
- a CDS encoding ABC transporter ATP-binding protein, translating into MSVSMIKTLAKSVGQYKKASLMTPLFVLAEVILECLIPLVMAELIDEMTGSSMQPIVKYGVALVIMAMCSLLFGFAAGKKAATASCGFAKNLRQDIFFKIQEFGFADIDTFSTSSLVTRLTTDVTNVQNAYQVLIRIAVRTPLMLVFSTVMSMTVNTRMSLIFLIMIPVVAVVLFAIIFIVKPIFNRVFKKYDALNSSVQENVSAIRVVKTFVREDFEKKKFERASEDVCRDFTKAEKILALNNPFLIFCIYFALFLVSLLGAKLIIQTGATELTTGQLSSLINYGVQILTSLMMLSMVFVMCSMAAESANRICEILNHESSLKSPEHGRKEVSDGSIVFENVSFRYAKQSKRAALSGINLAIRPGQTIGILGGTGSSKTSLIQLISRLYDATEGNVLVGGRDVREYDLEALRNEVAVVLQKNVLFSGTIKENLRWGKKDATDEEIERVCRLAQADEFIRQFPEQYDTYIEQGGSNVSGGQKQRLCIARALLKRPKILILDDSTSAVDTKTDALIRKAFRKEIPDTTKIIIAQRVSSVEDSDLILVMDGGKIAEQGTHQELLRKEGLYWETYTSQTSGGKRHEEN; encoded by the coding sequence TTGAGCGTGAGCATGATTAAAACGCTGGCCAAAAGCGTCGGACAGTACAAAAAAGCGTCATTGATGACGCCGCTGTTCGTCTTGGCAGAAGTCATTTTGGAATGTCTGATTCCACTTGTCATGGCGGAGCTGATTGATGAAATGACGGGCAGCTCAATGCAGCCGATTGTCAAATATGGCGTCGCACTCGTCATTATGGCGATGTGTTCCCTTCTATTTGGCTTCGCGGCAGGAAAAAAGGCTGCAACCGCTTCCTGCGGATTTGCAAAAAATCTGCGGCAGGATATATTTTTCAAAATACAGGAATTTGGATTTGCGGATATTGATACCTTTTCCACCTCCTCCTTGGTAACCAGGCTTACCACAGACGTTACGAATGTGCAGAATGCGTATCAGGTACTGATCCGAATCGCAGTAAGAACCCCGCTCATGTTGGTTTTCTCTACGGTCATGAGTATGACAGTCAACACAAGGATGTCTTTGATTTTCCTCATCATGATTCCTGTTGTTGCGGTCGTCTTATTCGCCATCATATTTATTGTAAAGCCCATTTTTAACCGGGTTTTCAAAAAGTACGATGCGCTGAACAGCTCCGTGCAGGAAAATGTTTCGGCTATCCGTGTGGTAAAGACTTTCGTCCGCGAAGATTTTGAAAAGAAGAAATTTGAACGGGCGTCTGAGGATGTATGCAGGGATTTCACGAAGGCGGAAAAAATCCTGGCATTAAATAACCCGTTTTTAATATTCTGCATTTACTTTGCATTGTTCCTTGTCAGCCTGCTGGGAGCCAAGCTGATTATCCAGACAGGCGCAACCGAGCTGACTACCGGGCAGCTTTCGTCTCTCATCAATTACGGAGTTCAGATTTTGACGTCGCTGATGATGCTTTCCATGGTGTTTGTCATGTGCTCCATGGCCGCGGAATCGGCAAACCGCATCTGCGAGATACTGAACCATGAAAGCAGCTTGAAGTCCCCGGAACACGGGCGGAAGGAGGTTTCAGACGGAAGTATCGTATTTGAAAATGTATCTTTCCGTTATGCGAAGCAGAGCAAGCGCGCCGCCCTGTCAGGGATTAACCTTGCCATTCGGCCAGGCCAGACGATTGGCATTTTAGGCGGGACCGGTTCCTCCAAAACATCACTGATTCAGTTGATCTCCCGGCTGTATGACGCGACCGAAGGGAACGTGCTGGTCGGCGGGAGGGATGTCCGGGAATACGATTTAGAGGCGCTGCGAAATGAAGTGGCCGTCGTACTGCAAAAGAATGTGCTGTTTTCCGGCACGATCAAAGAGAACCTACGCTGGGGCAAAAAGGACGCTACCGATGAGGAAATCGAAAGGGTGTGCCGGCTGGCTCAGGCGGATGAATTTATCCGGCAATTCCCGGAGCAGTATGATACCTACATCGAGCAAGGCGGCAGCAATGTGTCCGGCGGGCAAAAGCAGCGGCTCTGCATTGCAAGGGCGTTGTTAAAGCGGCCGAAGATTCTGATATTGGATGACTCCACCTCCGCTGTGGATACAAAAACAGACGCGCTGATCCGCAAGGCGTTTCGGAAAGAAATTCCGGACACGACAAAAATCATCATCGCCCAACGTGTTTCTTCTGTGGAGGATTCCGACCTGATACTTGTGATGGACGGAGGGAAAATCGCAGAGCAGGGGACCCATCAGGAATTGTTACGGAAAGAAGGACTTTATTGGGAAACTTATACTTCTCAGACAAGCGGAGGTAAACGTCATGAAGAAAACTAA
- the trmB gene encoding tRNA (guanine-N(7)-)-methyltransferase — MRMRKKPNLIPRMERCAAVLIRDPEERRGRWRELMPQAAQLRLELGCGKGRFTAETAAAEPDVLFIAVERVPDAMVIAMERVTAMGLQNVFFVDGDAALLPSYFEPGEVERIYINFCDPWPTNRHAKRRLTHENFLLLYRKVLREDGQIHFKTDNRDLFEWSLFQFPRAGYTLSEVTRDLHAGGVCGVMTDYEEKFHNLGTPINRCVATVGELPPREEPAADGVVGE; from the coding sequence ATGCGAATGAGGAAGAAACCCAACCTGATCCCCAGGATGGAGCGCTGCGCGGCGGTGCTGATCCGCGACCCGGAGGAGCGCCGGGGCCGGTGGCGCGAGCTGATGCCCCAGGCGGCGCAGCTGCGTCTGGAGCTGGGGTGCGGCAAGGGCCGCTTCACGGCCGAGACGGCGGCGGCTGAGCCGGACGTGCTGTTCATTGCGGTGGAGCGGGTGCCGGACGCCATGGTCATCGCCATGGAGCGGGTGACCGCCATGGGGCTGCAAAACGTGTTCTTTGTGGACGGGGACGCCGCCCTGCTGCCCAGCTACTTCGAGCCCGGCGAGGTGGAGCGCATCTACATCAACTTCTGCGACCCGTGGCCCACCAACCGCCACGCCAAGCGCCGCCTGACCCACGAGAATTTCCTGCTGCTCTACCGCAAAGTTCTGCGTGAGGATGGGCAGATCCACTTCAAGACGGACAACCGGGATCTGTTCGAGTGGTCCCTCTTCCAGTTCCCCAGGGCGGGGTATACCCTCAGCGAGGTGACGCGGGATCTCCATGCCGGCGGCGTCTGCGGGGTGATGACCGACTACGAGGAGAAGTTCCACAACCTGGGCACCCCCATCAACCGCTGTGTGGCCACCGTGGGGGAACTGCCCCCGCGGGAGGAGCCGGCGGCGGACGGCGTCGTCGGGGAATAA
- a CDS encoding hemolysin III has protein sequence MTNNENALPRNDGQLYYHPQEPERRRKLAGEKGRDPYDGLRPGSALTHGAGAALGVLGTVLLLLRAVQLGCGTWHLVSFAIYGCSMIGLYTASTLYHCLNTPVKGRIALRKYDHASIYLLIAGTYTPICLVPLRTFGAWGWALFGVVWALALAGITLAILWIMAPRWLTAGLYLFMGWMAVFALYPLSRVLPAAGFFWLFLGGVFYTVGGVLYAVKWPGRNNPRFGCHEIFHVFIVLGSVCHFLLMYRVIAFL, from the coding sequence ATGACGAACAATGAAAACGCACTCCCCCGCAACGACGGGCAGCTCTACTACCACCCCCAGGAGCCCGAGCGCAGGCGCAAGCTGGCCGGCGAGAAGGGCCGCGACCCCTATGACGGCCTGCGGCCCGGGTCCGCCCTCACCCACGGCGCGGGCGCCGCGCTGGGCGTGCTGGGCACCGTCCTGCTGCTGCTGCGCGCCGTTCAGCTGGGCTGCGGGACCTGGCACCTGGTGTCCTTCGCCATCTACGGCTGCTCCATGATCGGCCTGTACACCGCCAGCACCCTCTACCACTGCCTGAACACCCCGGTCAAGGGGCGCATCGCCCTGCGCAAGTACGACCACGCCTCCATCTACCTGCTGATCGCGGGCACCTACACCCCCATCTGCCTGGTCCCCCTGCGGACCTTCGGCGCCTGGGGCTGGGCCCTCTTCGGCGTCGTCTGGGCTCTGGCGCTGGCCGGCATCACCCTGGCCATCCTGTGGATTATGGCCCCCCGCTGGCTCACCGCCGGGCTCTACCTCTTTATGGGCTGGATGGCCGTGTTCGCCCTCTACCCCCTCAGCCGGGTGCTGCCCGCCGCCGGGTTCTTCTGGCTCTTCCTGGGCGGCGTGTTTTACACCGTGGGCGGCGTGCTCTACGCCGTCAAATGGCCGGGCCGGAACAATCCCCGCTTCGGCTGCCACGAGATCTTCCACGTGTTCATCGTCCTGGGCAGCGTGTGCCACTTTCTGCTCATGTACCGGGTCATCGCGTTCCTCTAG
- a CDS encoding rubrerythrin: MELETRRCGYDCRAQDPYPEVRAQGRNPRYAEAILSNVGGSNSEMTAVSLYFYDHLVTAGVPEVAQAFHAISEVEMHHLEIFGTLALQLGADPRLWSAQQGRRAWWTPEYNHYARKLGPIIQDAVRSERACIRKYESQLRWIRDENVAANLRRILQDEHLHLDMLSCLYTAYVGTGMPPGC; encoded by the coding sequence ATGGAGCTGGAGACCCGGCGCTGCGGCTACGACTGCCGCGCGCAGGATCCATACCCGGAGGTGCGCGCGCAGGGGCGCAACCCGCGCTATGCCGAGGCGATCCTCAGCAACGTGGGCGGGAGCAACTCGGAGATGACGGCGGTGAGCCTGTACTTTTACGACCACCTGGTGACGGCGGGGGTGCCGGAGGTGGCCCAGGCCTTCCACGCGATCAGCGAGGTGGAGATGCACCACCTGGAGATTTTCGGCACGCTGGCCCTCCAGCTGGGGGCGGACCCGCGGCTGTGGAGCGCCCAGCAGGGGCGGCGGGCGTGGTGGACGCCGGAATACAACCATTATGCCCGGAAGCTGGGGCCCATCATACAGGACGCCGTGCGCAGCGAGCGGGCGTGCATCCGGAAGTACGAGAGCCAGCTGCGCTGGATCCGGGACGAGAACGTGGCGGCCAACCTGCGCCGCATCCTCCAGGACGAGCACCTGCACCTGGATATGCTCTCCTGCCTGTACACGGCCTACGTGGGCACGGGGATGCCGCCAGGCTGCTAA
- the rpsO gene encoding 30S ribosomal protein S15: MIRKDEKTAVIESNRTHPTDTGSPEVQIAILTARIQELTEHLKIHKHDNHSRRGLLKMVGKRRKMLDYLMAKDIERYRAIIAKLGIRK; the protein is encoded by the coding sequence ATGATTCGTAAGGACGAAAAGACGGCCGTTATCGAGTCCAACCGCACCCATCCGACCGATACCGGCTCCCCCGAGGTTCAGATTGCCATTCTGACCGCCCGCATCCAGGAGCTCACCGAGCACCTGAAGATCCACAAGCACGACAACCACAGCCGCCGCGGCCTGCTGAAGATGGTCGGTAAGCGCCGCAAGATGCTCGACTACCTGATGGCCAAGGACATCGAGCGCTACCGCGCGATCATCGCCAAGCTGGGCATTCGGAAATAA
- the pnp gene encoding polyribonucleotide nucleotidyltransferase: protein MSTVIKHKQFNNRKVYEMDLCGRPLKIEVGKVAELANASAMVTYGETTVMVAVTASARPRDGIDFFPLSVDFEEKLYAVGRIPGSFMRREGQPSLPAVLAARVIDRSIRPLFPYDFRNDVVVTATVMSVDYNCSPEVTAMIGVSACLAFSDIPWAGPIGCLEVGCVDGQIVLNPNQEQKHASQLDLTVAATEGKVIMIEAGAKELPDDKMYQAIVEAHEAIKAQVALINSIVAEIGKDKMTYDHADFDQELFDKIVAATMDEAKAAMDTDDKNVREERWNKLIDHWHALFLEDYPEMDKYLEEFTYKFQKKIVKAWLLEGHRVDGRARNEIRPLSAEVGVVPRVHGSGLFTRGQTQVLSVCTLNTLSAAQKLDTIWEDEEKRYMHHYNFPSYSVGEARGARSVNRREKGHGALAERALDPVIPPVEEFPYAIRVVSEVLSSNGSTSQGSICGSTLALMDAGVPIKAPVAGISCGLIQDDNGGFTTFIDIQGVEDFHGEMDFKVAGTKDGITAIQMDIKNDGLSHAIIKEALEITKDARFAILDEIMLPCIAQPRPEVAPTAPKMIKMKIDVDKIREVIGSGGKVIQKICADTGAKIDIEDDGTIYIAGVDKASCDAAKKTIETIVFVPEVGSLYYGKVVRILQFGAFVELAPGKDGMVHISKLADRRVEKVEDVINIGDMIWVKVTEIDEKGRVNLSYKDALKEIKAKQAAGESVK from the coding sequence ATGTCAACCGTCATCAAACACAAGCAGTTCAACAACCGGAAGGTCTACGAAATGGACCTCTGCGGCCGCCCCCTCAAGATCGAGGTGGGCAAGGTGGCCGAGCTCGCCAACGCCTCCGCCATGGTCACCTATGGCGAGACCACCGTCATGGTGGCCGTCACCGCCTCCGCCCGTCCCCGGGACGGCATCGACTTCTTCCCCCTGAGCGTGGACTTTGAGGAGAAGCTCTACGCCGTGGGCCGCATCCCCGGCAGCTTCATGCGCCGCGAGGGCCAGCCCTCCCTGCCCGCCGTCCTGGCCGCCCGGGTCATCGACCGCTCCATCCGCCCCCTGTTCCCCTACGACTTCCGCAACGACGTGGTGGTCACCGCCACCGTCATGAGCGTGGACTACAACTGCTCCCCCGAGGTGACCGCCATGATCGGCGTGTCCGCCTGCCTGGCCTTCTCCGACATCCCCTGGGCCGGCCCCATCGGCTGCCTGGAGGTGGGCTGTGTGGACGGGCAGATCGTGCTCAACCCCAACCAGGAGCAGAAGCACGCCTCCCAGCTGGACCTGACCGTGGCCGCCACCGAGGGCAAGGTCATCATGATCGAGGCCGGCGCCAAGGAGCTGCCCGACGACAAGATGTACCAGGCCATTGTGGAGGCCCACGAGGCCATCAAGGCCCAGGTGGCGCTTATTAACTCCATCGTGGCCGAGATCGGCAAGGACAAGATGACCTACGACCACGCCGACTTCGACCAGGAGCTCTTCGACAAGATCGTCGCCGCCACCATGGACGAGGCCAAGGCCGCCATGGACACCGACGACAAGAACGTGCGCGAGGAGCGCTGGAACAAGCTCATCGACCACTGGCACGCGCTCTTCCTGGAGGACTACCCCGAGATGGACAAGTATCTGGAGGAGTTCACCTACAAGTTCCAGAAAAAGATTGTCAAGGCCTGGCTGCTGGAGGGCCACCGCGTGGACGGCCGCGCCAGGAACGAGATCCGCCCCCTGTCCGCCGAGGTGGGCGTGGTGCCCCGCGTCCACGGCTCCGGCCTCTTCACCCGCGGGCAGACCCAGGTGCTCAGCGTGTGCACCCTGAACACCCTCTCCGCCGCCCAGAAGCTGGACACCATCTGGGAAGATGAGGAGAAGCGGTATATGCACCACTACAACTTCCCCTCCTACTCCGTGGGCGAGGCCCGCGGCGCGCGCAGCGTCAACCGCCGGGAGAAGGGCCACGGCGCCCTGGCCGAGCGGGCGCTGGATCCCGTCATCCCCCCGGTGGAGGAATTCCCCTACGCCATCCGCGTGGTGAGCGAGGTCCTCTCCTCCAACGGCAGCACCTCCCAGGGCTCCATCTGCGGCTCCACGCTGGCCCTGATGGACGCGGGCGTGCCCATCAAGGCCCCCGTGGCCGGCATCTCCTGCGGCCTGATTCAGGACGATAACGGCGGCTTCACCACCTTTATCGACATCCAGGGCGTGGAGGACTTCCACGGCGAGATGGACTTCAAGGTGGCCGGCACCAAGGACGGCATCACCGCCATCCAGATGGACATCAAGAACGACGGCCTGAGCCACGCCATCATCAAGGAGGCGCTGGAGATCACCAAGGACGCCCGCTTCGCCATTCTGGACGAGATCATGCTCCCCTGCATCGCCCAGCCCCGCCCCGAGGTGGCCCCCACCGCCCCCAAGATGATCAAGATGAAGATCGACGTGGACAAGATCCGCGAGGTCATCGGCTCCGGCGGCAAGGTCATCCAGAAGATCTGCGCCGACACCGGCGCCAAGATCGACATCGAGGACGACGGCACCATCTATATCGCCGGCGTGGACAAGGCATCCTGCGACGCGGCCAAGAAGACCATCGAGACCATCGTCTTCGTGCCCGAGGTAGGCAGCCTGTACTACGGCAAGGTGGTGCGCATCCTGCAGTTCGGTGCCTTTGTGGAGCTGGCCCCCGGCAAGGACGGCATGGTCCACATCTCCAAGCTGGCCGACCGCCGGGTGGAGAAGGTGGAGGACGTGATCAACATCGGCGACATGATCTGGGTCAAGGTCACCGAGATCGACGAGAAGGGCCGCGTAAACCTGAGCTACAAGGACGCCCTGAAGGAGATCAAGGCCAAGCAGGCCGCCGGCGAGAGCGTAAAATAA